In the genome of Labrus bergylta chromosome 7, fLabBer1.1, whole genome shotgun sequence, the window CCCACGAGTGAATTCTTTGAGCTGATGTCTGGGTGTGTCGATACGCAAAACATCTGGAGGTTTAGCTCAACACAACACACTGGGCCAAGCAGCAGctactttaaaaatgaatttatttattaatacagTGGTATACTTAGAAATGTGTTGCAAAGGAAAGATACACAGTTgaaccaaagaaaacaaatcaaataaataaaaagaatgcCAGCCACACAGGAAAGTAAACTAGTGTTGGGTTGAAGCAGTGTTATCATATCAAAAGAAAATAGTACTGATGTGCCATAATAAATTGTCTATtagtacaaaaatacatttcagggCACACAATACAGCATCCAGTATCACAAATAAAGGAAGGGCCCACTCTTCACAGCAGACCCCCTCAATTACAtcttttaaaattatttaaacCAAGCACTTCTCTAGTTtgtaaataagaataaaaagttgtctGACCTTAAGTAAAAATGCCTtaagtagtgtgtgtgtatacgttGGTAGAAAAGTCGGACTTATTACTGCTTATGTCAGTTCCAAGGCTCAGGGGTATAACCAGAATACAAACATAACCAATGTAACcgctttctcttttttaaacaaacattttctcttttatacAAAATAACAAAGATGTACAAAAGGTCATTTACAGAGAACCAAGGCCATAAACTAGCAATATGTACagccacatttttaaacatcttcTAGCTTTTTTGTATTTCCTCAGACTTCATATGCATAGCAGTTAAAAGAAAGCATACCTTTTCATCAGCCTCGATTATTCTCGTGTGCTAAATCCGAGTTCACCGTTTATGAGAAAAATGCAGAGACGACATTTTCATCCGTAGTGATCGCTAGAACTGAAGGATCcgatgtttttaaagtttcactGAAAAGTTAATATGCAGATAAGGCATCACTGCTTGCAGTGTACGATGGGATTTTCATGTGTTGAACTTAGTAGTAGCAGGCTTCTGGACCTGAGTCATAGCACATGCATAGATCTCTAGACAGCAGGAGTTTGTAAAATCAAGTCAGTATATTTATCTACAGTAAAACATTGCTACAAAAACTTCAGTTTTAAAGAGAGAGCCCCGCCAGAACAAACGGTGGCCTCATTAATACTTAACCTTCGTTATTCATCTTATTTTTCATCTTAACGTCTTCCTTCATGAGCCTCAGCACGTCCTTCATGAGTGAAACGCATGACCACACAACTCACAAACTCAAGTTTTGCATATACCAACTTTGTCGTTTGTGagtctcattttttatttatctcttttttttttttttacagtacgCAAAAATCCCATTGCAATATTAAAGAAGTTTTAAAATTCTACTTTGTCCTCACAATGCTCTGACCTTTTATAAAATGAgcttaaaaatgtcaaaatgagaGTATTCAGTCTGTGGCACTGGTCATGCATTCCAACTTCAGTTCCTTTGTTTAAATAACttgtttaaatctttattttttgcaaGCCTTGAaagcaccaaaaaaaagaaaaagaaaaaacaagagtgCAGCCTTGGGGATGCTGGACTCCTCTGACtctccttttgtgtgtgtttgtgtgatttgtttttcttcttttttaattattagtAGATTTTTGGGCACAGTAAACAACGTGAGAGTATCAAGTTCATACTTCATCGAGCATTGTGCACCTCGCCCAGTGGAGGGAGCACGCCAGGGGCGACTGAGGGGCCCCCCCCTGCGTATCACATTCAGTAACAGGCCAGCTGTTGCCCTCTTCAGAAATGGTCAATGAGCACTGACACACAGTTTGCACCCACCAGGTAGTTTGGGTCTCCAGGGAGAGATTTGTTCTGCCAGGTTTTGGGATCACCTACAGGAAAGAGAGACATGATGTGAGCTGCTGGAACATCGTTCTCTTTAAAGAAGCAGAAACACAGTGGACACATCAAGGTCTCGTTTAGAAAACATTGAATTACATCTCATGATTTAAGGTTTTAATTACTAATTAAATGGATCCCTGATTTAATGAGTCATAACGTACAGTAAGTTCTAGCATTAGTATGTATGCCAATCCAATGAAAGGTTaggaaaggaaaataataaaatcaaagtGCCATAATTATCCATCATGCATGACATCAGCATGTTTGTTAAGCACACTTTAAAATGTCGCCTCATGTCACAGGTTCACTTCATAAATCAAAGTACTGATCACAGTGCAATGACAGAAGAAGCAGGAAATGGTCGGACTTTTTAAATCCATTCATAaagaagagttttaaaaaagaagaaatagtttAGTACTGAGAATAAACGATGTGCTTTTATAAAACGATGATGctgttgaaaataaataattgaaaataTAAGCAATATTAAAGGCCATTAAACCTGGAAGTTGATTTTATTCCTTTATGGTATTTATTTGTATCAAGTAATCTATTCCCCCATAAAAGGTCAGAAAATGCTAAAAAGAgatcttaaaatatattttgtcaaaCTAACAGTCACAACCCTCATTTATTCAGTTCATTATCTCAGGAAAAACAGAAGCAGCAATAATTGGGGACAAAGGATGCCAACGTTTTTTCAGAAAAAGACAATTAATTacagaaaaaagtttttttttttctgtgtttgacaATCAGTTAGCCGATTGTCTGAATGTTTGAGCCGCAGtcgctttgtttttcttttgtaaaagcCCAATATTTGAACAAATCCAGCTGCACAGCTCAGTTAAAGCATGAAAAGAACACATGCATGAAGAAGAAACGGGGGGAATATGGAGACTGATGAGCTGACTCAAATGATTCAGACACCAAAACACTCTCCTCTCACCAAAGCCCACAGACCccaaaggacagagagaggacagcgtACCCGACGAGGAGTCGGAGGATTTTAGAGCAAAAGACCAACCATCAGGGGTCATAGACGCACAGTGAGGTAAGCGCAGCTCCACCGGCTTCAGGAACTTGAGTCCGTGAGGGCCACACATCACCAGCGGACTTAGCAGCGTTTCTCCTGCACGAATGcaaaaacaggatttaaatTCGACAAATTAAAACGTCTGGAGGTTAATCAGCACACAGGATTATCCgtcagccaatcaggaggcagAATGAAGTCGACTGCCAGACTTAAACAGTGAAGGAGACCTCCTAACTGAGTTGCCATGTTTACTGCACTCCACTGGAGGGTTGATattaacttcaaataaaaaaatcccccctcAATGAGACTGTTGacatagatgtttttttttattagaggGGGGATTTCTAAGGTGTGACCGCTGCCACACCTGTAAATAAATCTCTTATTCATCTACCTGTTATCTCAACTAACAGCTTTGATATTCtctgtttgaatatgtttgAACACTGATGAtaagtacaaacacaaaaaacaacaactgagtTTGACTTGTACATTAGCTTTTAGAAGACAAAAATCACAGATGTATTTTTGCCGTTACTTTTTGTCTAAATTTGAACACACTCCTGTTTTTATAGaccattttctctctttgaggTATTAAGTATATAAAGAAAGTCAGGGCCGGACCTTTCTCCTTGTCGAGGGGGGGCAGGATGCTGTTGTCCCGGCACACCTTGAAGTAAATCTCCTGCTCCACGCTCTCCGGGATAGCACCCTGGGGGATTATGATGCTGACGCCCGTCTCGATGGAGCTCAGGACACCTCCGTTACTGTTGAAGATCCCCCGGGCGGTGGCCACCACAGTgtgtccttcatcctcctcgtcaTCGTCCAGCGTGCTGGGGCTGCGGGACCGAGGCATCATTAGTCATCAGTTAACAAAGCGTTGGCAGAGAAtaaagcagagcagaggacacgggggggagggggggaaggaTCTCATTATGACCCTGCAGACAGAGTTTCTTACCTCACAGGGATGGCCTTGGGGATGGCGTTGATGTTATTGTGCTGGTATTTGGACCTATTGTCCATGGTTCGAGTGAAGGTGTCCAGGCCGCTGTCATGATCCAAGGGCTGAGGGGAAAGCTGAGGTTTCCCCCCGCTGTTGCTCACCACGCTGGGCTTACCGAGGAGGTCTGTCTTCACCTGCGTGTCGTTGGGCAGCAGGTTGTGGTTGAACTTGGGGCTCTCAAACTTGCGCTCAAAAGGCCGGGCTGAGCTTGTGTACGGCTTGGGGACGTAGCGGTTGTAGCTGGTTGGAGCTGGAGCGCCCAGCGTCTTTGGGGGTGCTGTATCAGTGCCGTTGACTGGAGGTTTATCGAGGGGTCCCCTTGGGGGCAAGTAGCCCCCTGGTGTTGGTTCGTCCCTGCTGGGCGGCCTGAGGGCTGCCAGCTCAGGTTTAGGATTGGGTGAGGTCAACGGCTCAGGTATGGAGTTCACTGGGAATATATAAAGGAGGGAACAATGACTTCATATTTGTCAACCACCTTAATCCTCAGTGTTCACTTCATGACAAAAAGGATAACACAAAGGTAGTTTTGGTTATTTATTGTGACAATGAACTGAACATCTTTGAGTTTTCAGTTCTTGATCAattatgaaaaatgtgttttaaagactttaaagacacACTCCAACGAATGTTCATGAAGTTTGAGAATGAGAAAGGTAGAGTGTTGCTACTTACCATCACCGGGGCTGAGCTTGGGCAGTGTGTTGGGTGGAATGGCGGACACGGGGGGCCCGTACTGTGCAGATGGGCTGATTTGGGGCAGAGGTTCATACCTCTTCTCGACTGGACTCACCTTCTCTACGGACTCAACCCTGCAGTAGGTGCACACAAACAACGCATGTCATTCAAACAAGTAGGATACTTGAGCTGTTGTGGTTAAAGAGCAATGCTGTACTCAAGCCAATGCTGCGGGGAGGAGTTGTGTTGTTGTACCTGTTGTACGGGTAGGACAGTTGAGCTGGTTTGGGCAGATCATGGAAGCGGTTGATGCCAGGCGGGGGTTGGCTCATGGCCTTGCTGTCGAAACTGCGGCGATCAAAGTAGGACAACTGTTTCCTGTAgtactcctcatcctcatcaggGTCATAGTGGTTTGAACGCACTGGGTCATCCAGGGGTTTAGGGTGGGGCTTCTGTGGCTCAGGAGCCCTGCAGAGGaggcataaaaaacaaacatgttaaagcGCTGCAGAGATTCAAACAGGCAGGACAGAAAACAATTGGACATTGTTTTGATCAATTATGCTTTTGAagatcttgtttatttttaaatcatatttactAGTAAGTATGTTTGAAAACAATCTGGACTTTCAAGACAAGGTGAGAATCAGACTGGTGCTGCGCTGAGGCTTCTAATGATCCTGCTAACATGCAGAACAGGAACTTGTCAGAGAAACCTAACATCTGCCAACAAGTCTTCTCACAACGTCAGAGCCAGGCCTGCAGCAAAAGGACTTGTGTCCACTAGGTGGAGCTGCAACAACAATTAAATTCAATCCAAGATGCCTTTTTCAAGGATCACCGAGTTGTCCTTCACCCACCAAGACTGCACCCGGTGTTGCTGTGACGTGGACTACATACCTATAGGAGGACTTCTCCTGTTCCAGGTTGCTTAGGGAATTGGCCTTGAGCACTGGGCCAGGTGCACTCACAGGCTTAGGAACATCTGCAGGCTGAAGAGCAAAGAGACGGGTTTATTAGTGCATCTTGCATTCTATCTAGATTTGGGTTCACATGAGTGGATTGCATGCACATGGATATCTAGTACCATGCAACACAGCTCACAGGCCAAAcaatcacttaaaaaaaaagaaaaagaaaaactagtagttttttttactgatgcTTCTGCAGTTTGGAAAAACACAATCTTCATCTTCAGGGTTTTGCTGGTTATCTAGAAATGCTTGAAACAACTCATTTAAAAGTACAGACTGACCTTTTTATATTAAGAGAAGGAGTTGGTTATTTTCTAGTTAAGTTCAGCTTGTTCTAGATTATagtaagaaatgttttttattatttggctGCATTTTTCATAATAATTAGTTGCTTGACTGCGGTATTATGTCCTTCATGTTATTTTACTTATTTCATGTTTACCATGTAGAATAACCAGATGTTACATTGCTTTCTTTACCTCCTAATACAAAAGAAAGAATACATTTGAACGTATGTGGCGCTTTGAGCTGGCATCTGCACACCTCTGTGAGAATCTTACCCTGAGTGCCGACGACTCTCCCTCTTTAGCCCTGTCCATAGAAACAGATCGTTTGTTCTCAAACATCTTGACTCTGTTCAGCACCGACTGCGGTTTCATGGCCGGGTCGTCATCCAGGTCTTCCCGAGGCGGAGGAGGGAAGGGTTTGGAGCCTGGAGTGGTAGCTGGCTCACCTGgtgaggacagggtctctggaGGGGGAATCGTGGGATCAGAGTTCATCATAGACTCGTGCATTCCTGGCTTGTAGCCTCGCGTCTGTGGCCCGGGCATGTAGGTGGGCCTGAGACCAGAGTCCCCGTAATACTGCTTTGGAGGCTCCGGAGAGCGAGGTGAATTAATGGGGAAGCCATGAGATTCTGCCTCATAAGGAGAGCGAGCGTCATAGGTAGCTGGTGGTGGCGGGGGTGGGGGCTCATCATAACGAATGGGCCCAGGTTTACTGTGGCGTCGTCTGCCATCGTAGCCCACTGGCGGGGCCTCGTCATAGCGTGGCTGAGGAGGGCTGTAGTCCCTCCCCGGTCCATCATCGTAGGGGGACCGGGGGCTGTAGCCCATAGGTTGCTGGTGGCCCTGCTGGTACCCTGCTGGCTGGGAGGACGAGGTCTGTTGGTCGTAGGGGGGCCACTGTTCGCTGTAATGAGGCACACGGTTGTCGTAGTGCAGGTGAGAGTCAGTGTTGTGAGGCTTTGGTTCTGTGTAGCCGCCTCCATCGTATCCGTAAGGCGGGTGGTCGTATTCGCGGTATGGCTGTTTGTCCTGGTACGGCGGCTGGTGAGTGTAGCTCAGAGACTGCTTCAGGCCGTGGTTGATTCGCACAGGGTCCTCCATGTTATACAGGTCTTTCTTGTACATCTGTGAAGAAACAGAATGAATGAGCACATCTCTTCAATTCTGAGCTTTTAACTACCACCAGTTTGAGGAACAGAAGCAGTCAGGAAAAATGAATTCCAAACACCAGATTAAGAGAAACTTCAAGATTAAATCCAATTCTGGGAAATCAACTGAAACCTCACAGAACTCAACATGTATAACATTGACCAAATCATTGGAAATAATcctttaatcattaaaaaatagtGCAATTTCACAGGCAAATCCTTGTCCATTATTCGAACAGTTCTGAATGCCTGTTTGACAAGATGCCTTTCAAgaatgatcatttaaaaaagaaaaaagaaaaagggttttaacatttacacattttataaatGATGAGCTAAAAAGCAATTTGCACATTTCTGAAAGGCTTCATTTCAAACATATGATGTGTAGCCTGTAGACAGCAAATTTAGTTAGTTATTTCCATGGAAATAGGTGGATTTGTTGGCATCTACTCAGGACAAAAGTGCTAAACAGAAGACACAATGCAGTGTGTTGGtaagtgagttttttttttctccatattaAATTGCTCGATCATTACAAAGAATACTGTCTGCAGGTTAGCTTTCATCATGCAACCAACATTCAGTTTGCACCTAATGCAACGTCAAACTACTGGCACTACAAAAGACGACACATCTACCACTATGATGCCACTGTAGGTGCTACAATTGTTTATCTACAGAAGAGTTTAAGCTGAAAGGAACCCAAAACCATTAGGAGCCATGCAAAGGAAGTAAAGGCAACAATTAGGGCTGGTTGTGGATGTCTTCACCCTGTTCAAAGACTCAGATGTACCAGTCCCTCTGGTCTCCCAGCCCACTGTGGTGCATGTGGACTAGTCTGTCGCACATTTTCTCTGGGAGTCAGAGGCACACAGTGGGCTCAGTGAGTCACACAGTGTGGGCATGTCATGCAGAGAGCGAGTGGAAAGCATGTGCGAGAAGACAGGCAGTTAAAACAGCAGGCTGGGGCCCAGGCCCGGTCCGAGTGGCTGATGAAACAGCGGGTACCTTTGGTTCTGGACCGGGCAGTCCAGACGGGTGGGTTTCGTGTGATGATGGTAGGGGCTGAATAAGCTCAGGGGCAGGGCTGGGGCTGCTAAGTGAGTCAGCCTGAGAAGCTGCGGCTGCAGCAGGCGGCTCCTCTAGGTGCATACCCTCTAGCTGTACGGGCTGCTCAACAGCAGGGGGCGCTACCGCCGGTGGAGGCAAGGAGGGCATGGGCAGAGCAGCCTCATCTTGCTGTGAAGTATTGTTAAGAGACATTTATGACACAGCCTGCCAAGGTCACATAAAGTACAGCTTACCCCAACTCCAAGGTCTCCTTCCTTACACTGAATCAGTTTAACACCAGAGCCAGAGAAGGCGCTCGCAAATATGTTCTTGGAATCAATTACATACCAGTAGCttcttaaacatgtttatcACTTAGCAATGGACAATTTAtctgaacaaagacacaacactgAACACAAAAGAGCTACTCTTCTGCTAAACACATTTTGACAGGCACAACCTGCAGAGCCGGGTACAAACTTTACCTGTTGCGGGGCGGCCATCTTGAAAGCAGCGGGATCTATGCGACTTGCTGGGTCGGCCTGCACAGGATGCTGGTATCCAGAGTAACCGGGGGTGTCCTGAATTACAGGTGGGTCTTCACGCACAGGCTCAGAAGAGCGAGTGATGGCAGGCTCTGTGGGCAGACCCACCTCGTCGTTCAAAGTCTCATCTAGCTCCTGGTCTGTGTACGCTCCACCCTCCGTGTCTGTGTCCTCATAATCTGAAGTGTGGCGGCTGTCCGTGCTGTACATGGAGTATTCACTTCCTGGTGCCGACAGGTAGGACAGGCGGTCGTCGTGGATATCCAAGTCATCCTCTGTAGTGCCGTCCGCCTAAGCAGAGCAGAAAAACCATCATGTTGCTCAGTCGGACTTAAAGGACTCAAAATATTGTTCAGTGAAATGGAATCAAACAGGCCAGACTCTCACCTTCCCCTCAGACACCCACACCAGctggttctgctgctgctgggttgTTTCTTTCAGAGCTCCGTACCAGCCGTCATTCATGTTGTTCATATTGATGGTAGCTGCAAAAaggatatattttcaaaatcacttcatcaaaaggaaaacatgtaatgtttttcatttattatgtttaaaCCGTCTCCACCCACTCACTGGTGAACAGGTGGTGATTGTTCTTCCTCAGTTTGAGGGCCCTCTCATAGAGCTTCCTGGCGCTCTTCCTGGACTCTGGACACAGTCTGGTCCTCATGTTCTTCACACCCTGCTTATTATCAGGATTTAGGAATACTACAATTGGGTACCACTGAGCGTAGTTCAGCCTGTCCACAGCATTCGGGGTGATGTCCAGCACAGCATGTTTGTCCTTCATGAGATAAAGACAGGAAAGGGTTGAAATATATCCAAACCTTGCAACGCAATGGTCAGAACTGAACTGGTGGAAAAAGGCGTTTAAgtttgctgctccctttactTTGAATGAATGACAAAAAGATCTGAAACGGAACGAGCTGCTCCGATTGGCGATTTTAAGAGGTTATTAAAGGACCTGGAGGCAGACACATCTGGCTGAAGATGTTCTCCCTGATATATTTAGGGGTGCTGATGATGTTGACAAGtatttgctgtttaaatgtgtcttttaatgttttataattatgtATCTGTAGCACGGCTGCTTGTTGTCTGTCAGACACTCTATGTCTACTCTgttgtcttggccaggacacacTTGAAAAAGAGATTCTTAATCccaacaagttttttttcctgattaaACAAAGATTcaacaaactaaataaataaactgtattTCATAGAAGGAGATATTCTCACTCTGTCAATGATCTGCTTGATAGTGTGAAGACGAATGATTCCTGAACTCCGCTGGTCTGTTCCAGCATCTCTTGGTTCACTTTCTGCAAATGAAAAGTTGAAGAGATTTATatagaaaacattaaaagaacAACGGgttttctgtcagatgttttagTTGCTTTACAGtatgaggcagaaaaaaaaaaacatacttgcAAGCTCAAAAAGTTCTGTCTCTTCTCTGGACAGTTTTTCTCGAGCTACATCAGCTATTGGCCCAAATATCACCACAGGTCTCAGGAAtccagctgcacacacacacacacagaaaaagacattttaagaaTGCAGCTgttgtgtcagagttacatacagACATGAAAACATGGTCAAACTCTTCACCTTCTCTCAGTACAACTCTCTCATAAGCTGGGAACTTTGTTTGAACCGGCTGAGAAGAGAGGtcttctctgctcttcctcAGGTTCCGCTTTGAGCTTCGAAGACCACGAAACCTCCAGAAATCGGCTCGGTCGCCCCCTGCTGTTTTGGGGAGAGTGTATTGCACGCTGGAGAGCTGTTCGGCTCTGTTGATGAATGGCAGAAGGACAGGGACAGCTCTTAGTGTAACACGAGCTAATGGATGTGTCATAAACTTGGCACAGCTAACCAAAACACTGCCAATATCTAAGGACATTACATgagaacaacacaacaacaaatgtaaGGCACGTGTTGGAGCTGACTGTTGTTAATGcaaaaagtgtcattttttttagacAGATTCCAGTAATAGCACCACACGTGTGTTGGGGTGTGTCATCACCTGTTTTTGTTGGGGATTATGCCCCTCTCCACCTCTTGGTGGTTCTTGCCAATGCGTATGGCCAGCCAGGAGCCCAGCTTCCCATTGTAGAGGGTGTCGACCACACGGAAGACCTCACCCTTGTTAAAGCTTAACCCATACGGAGATTCCTTCTCGTACTCAAAGTGTGTCCGAATGTAGAAAGAGTCTCCAACGTCAGACTCCACTATCCGCCGATACACTGAGCAGAAACGAGGGAGGAGTCACAAACACGAGGACTAGCTCGATCATTCAAATTGatctcctttctcctctccttaCTCACTTCACTTaccatctttcttcttctgggcCAGAATGGTGACCTCCTCACCTTTAGGAAGGTCCAGGAGGAACAGCACAGCCTCCTCTCTGATTATGTTTGCAAAATCTACATTATTTACCTGTAATTTGGGAACACAGGGGTTACTGATTCATCCTCAAAGTTAAGGAGTTGGTTTTGCTGAGACTGTGCAACATGAAGTATTAATCTCTAGCTAGATTAAGGTTTACATAACACTTCTTGTTATTAGTATTGCCTG includes:
- the tjp1b gene encoding tight junction protein ZO-1 isoform X1; amino-acid sequence: MVTCAFLWVGFLVAVDSTMVNYQKYITVMQLALGVTASNKEHCLPPRKRMWIHPSPTAGSVTAASSASTAQGKPSLRRIKGRIHRSKSLDSIDLLDSNSAAMEETVIWEQHTVTLHRAPGFGFGIAISGGRDNPHFQSGETSIVISDVLKGGPAEGLLQENDRVVMVNAVSMDNVEHAYAVQQLRKSGKIAKITIRRKRKVHVPMGRLGERETMSEHDEEEDSYDEEIYETRSGRSGAYSGVGGAMGRRSGRSSGRRDRERERSGSRERSLSPRSDRRSHNLPPRPAKVTLVKSRKNEAEYGLRLASHIFVKDISPESLAARDGNIQEGDVVLKINGTVTENLSLIDAKKLIERSKGKLKMVVQRDDRATLLNIPDLDDSIPSANASDRDDISDIHSLASDHSNRSHDRHRSSRSRSPDRRSEPSDHSRHSPPQISNGSHRSRDDERMSKPASTPAKLAEEVPLPKPKELAAAREEKQLPPLPEPKPVYAQPGQPDVDLPVSPSDAPVPSAAHDDSILRPSMKLVKFKKGESVGLRLAGGNDVGIFVAGVLEDSPAAKEGLEEGDQILRVNNVDFANIIREEAVLFLLDLPKGEEVTILAQKKKDVYRRIVESDVGDSFYIRTHFEYEKESPYGLSFNKGEVFRVVDTLYNGKLGSWLAIRIGKNHQEVERGIIPNKNRAEQLSSVQYTLPKTAGGDRADFWRFRGLRSSKRNLRKSREDLSSQPVQTKFPAYERVVLREAGFLRPVVIFGPIADVAREKLSREETELFELAKSEPRDAGTDQRSSGIIRLHTIKQIIDRDKHAVLDITPNAVDRLNYAQWYPIVVFLNPDNKQGVKNMRTRLCPESRKSARKLYERALKLRKNNHHLFTTTINMNNMNDGWYGALKETTQQQQNQLVWVSEGKADGTTEDDLDIHDDRLSYLSAPGSEYSMYSTDSRHTSDYEDTDTEGGAYTDQELDETLNDEVGLPTEPAITRSSEPVREDPPVIQDTPGYSGYQHPVQADPASRIDPAAFKMAAPQQQDEAALPMPSLPPPAVAPPAVEQPVQLEGMHLEEPPAAAAASQADSLSSPSPAPELIQPLPSSHETHPSGLPGPEPKMYKKDLYNMEDPVRINHGLKQSLSYTHQPPYQDKQPYREYDHPPYGYDGGGYTEPKPHNTDSHLHYDNRVPHYSEQWPPYDQQTSSSQPAGYQQGHQQPMGYSPRSPYDDGPGRDYSPPQPRYDEAPPVGYDGRRRHSKPGPIRYDEPPPPPPPATYDARSPYEAESHGFPINSPRSPEPPKQYYGDSGLRPTYMPGPQTRGYKPGMHESMMNSDPTIPPPETLSSPGEPATTPGSKPFPPPPREDLDDDPAMKPQSVLNRVKMFENKRSVSMDRAKEGESSALRPADVPKPVSAPGPVLKANSLSNLEQEKSSYRAPEPQKPHPKPLDDPVRSNHYDPDEDEEYYRKQLSYFDRRSFDSKAMSQPPPGINRFHDLPKPAQLSYPYNRVESVEKVSPVEKRYEPLPQISPSAQYGPPVSAIPPNTLPKLSPGDVNSIPEPLTSPNPKPELAALRPPSRDEPTPGGYLPPRGPLDKPPVNGTDTAPPKTLGAPAPTSYNRYVPKPYTSSARPFERKFESPKFNHNLLPNDTQVKTDLLGKPSVVSNSGGKPQLSPQPLDHDSGLDTFTRTMDNRSKYQHNNINAIPKAIPVSPSTLDDDEEDEGHTVVATARGIFNSNGGVLSSIETGVSIIIPQGAIPESVEQEIYFKVCRDNSILPPLDKEKGETLLSPLVMCGPHGLKFLKPVELRLPHCASMTPDGWSFALKSSDSSSGTLSSLCPLGSVGFGDPKTWQNKSLPGDPNYLVGANCVSVLIDHF
- the tjp1b gene encoding tight junction protein ZO-1 isoform X6; this encodes MVTCAFLWVGFLVAVDSTMVNYQKYITVMQLALGVTASNKEHCLPPRKRMWIHPSPTAGSVTAASSASTAQGKPSLRRIKGRIHRSKSLDSIDLLDSNSAAMEETVIWEQHTVTLHRAPGFGFGIAISGGRDNPHFQSGETSIVISDVLKGGPAEGLLQENDRVVMVNAVSMDNVEHAYAVQQLRKSGKIAKITIRRKRKVHVPMGRLGERETMSEHDEEEDSYDEEIYETRSGRSGAYSGVGGAMGRRSGRSSGRRDRERERSGSRERSLSPRSDRRSHNLPPRPAKVTLVKSRKNEAEYGLRLASHIFVKDISPESLAARDGNIQEGDVVLKINGTVTENLSLIDAKKLIERSKGKLKMVVQRDDRATLLNIPDLDDSIPSANASDRDDISDIHSLASDHSNRSHDRHRSSRSRSPDRRSEPSDHSRHSPPQISNGSHRSRDDERMSKPASTPAKLAEEVPLPKPKELAAAREEKQLPPLPEPKPVYAQPGQPDVDLPVSPSDAPVPSAAHDDSILRPSMKLVKFKKGESVGLRLAGGNDVGIFVAGVLEDSPAAKEGLEEGDQILRVNNVDFANIIREEAVLFLLDLPKGEEVTILAQKKKDVYRRIVESDVGDSFYIRTHFEYEKESPYGLSFNKGEVFRVVDTLYNGKLGSWLAIRIGKNHQEVERGIIPNKNRAEQLSSVQYTLPKTAGGDRADFWRFRGLRSSKRNLRKSREDLSSQPVQTKFPAYERVVLREAGFLRPVVIFGPIADVAREKLSREETELFELAKSEPRDAGTDQRSSGIIRLHTIKQIIDRDKHAVLDITPNAVDRLNYAQWYPIVVFLNPDNKQGVKNMRTRLCPESRKSARKLYERALKLRKNNHHLFTTTINMNNMNDGWYGALKETTQQQQNQLVWVSEGKADGTTEDDLDIHDDRLSYLSAPGSEYSMYSTDSRHTSDYEDTDTEGGAYTDQELDETLNDEVGLPTEPAITRSSEPVREDPPVIQDTPGYSGYQHPVQADPASRIDPAAFKMAAPQQMYKKDLYNMEDPVRINHGLKQSLSYTHQPPYQDKQPYREYDHPPYGYDGGGYTEPKPHNTDSHLHYDNRVPHYSEQWPPYDQQTSSSQPAGYQQGHQQPMGYSPRSPYDDGPGRDYSPPQPRYDEAPPVGYDGRRRHSKPGPIRYDEPPPPPPPATYDARSPYEAESHGFPINSPRSPEPPKQYYGDSGLRPTYMPGPQTRGYKPGMHESMMNSDPTIPPPETLSSPGEPATTPGSKPFPPPPREDLDDDPAMKPQSVLNRVKMFENKRSVSMDRAKEGESSALRPADVPKPVSAPGPVLKANSLSNLEQEKSSYRAPEPQKPHPKPLDDPVRSNHYDPDEDEEYYRKQLSYFDRRSFDSKAMSQPPPGINRFHDLPKPAQLSYPYNRVESVEKVSPVEKRYEPLPQISPSAQYGPPVSAIPPNTLPKLSPGDVNSIPEPLTSPNPKPELAALRPPSRDEPTPGGYLPPRGPLDKPPVNGTDTAPPKTLGAPAPTSYNRYVPKPYTSSARPFERKFESPKFNHNLLPNDTQVKTDLLGKPSVVSNSGGKPQLSPQPLDHDSGLDTFTRTMDNRSKYQHNNINAIPKAIPVSPSTLDDDEEDEGHTVVATARGIFNSNGGVLSSIETGVSIIIPQGAIPESVEQEIYFKVCRDNSILPPLDKEKGETLLSPLVMCGPHGLKFLKPVELRLPHCASMTPDGWSFALKSSDSSSGTLSSLCPLGSVGFGDPKTWQNKSLPGDPNYLVGANCVSVLIDHF